TGCCAAAGGAATTCCCGTCGTGTTCGACCACAAAAGTTTCGTTGTTTCATCTCTAGTACTCCTTGTCTCGGTCCACGAAAGGTCAGTCCACGAACAGAAATTCGTTCCAATTCAAAACGCTCAAGCAATACAAGCGTTTGGATTCATCGTCGCTCAACCCATGTTTTTCGGCCAAACTTTGCATCAAACGAACGCCGTCACCGATTTCTGCGTCCGTTGCCGATCGCAGCAAAACGCGTGGGATCACGGCTCGCACGAGATCTTCATGGCTGAGGTCGTTCGCCCGGACCGATTCGGCGAGTTGCTTCGCTTGTTGGCCGGCAAAATCACCGTTGAGCAACGACAACGCCTGGGCAGGTTGCAACGTCATAAACCGAGCTTCGCAGGTCAGGTCGGGGTCTGGAAAATCAAAAGCTGACAACATCGGTGTAAGCAGTGAGCGTTTCACATAGATATAGACGCTGCGGCGATTCTGATCGGTGATGCTGGACTTGCCCCAACCATCGCCGGGCTTTGATTGACCGGCAAGGACTTCGGGCGAAAGTTCAGGGTAAATACTTGGCCCATAGGTCTTTCGATTGAGTGACCCGGTCGCTGCCAAGATTGAGTCTCGAATTTCTTCGGCACTCAGACGCCGGGGATCGAATCGCCAAAACAACTCGTTATCAGGGTCGATCCCTAGGGCCTTCTTGTCACCCTCGGACGACATCTGATAAGCCTGACTGGACAGGATCAAACGGTGCATCTGTTTGACGCTCCACCCTTCTTCGACAAATTTGTTGGCCAAATAATCAAGCAATTTTGGATGGGTCGGAGGTGTACCAAGCATTCCAAAGTTGTTGGTGCTGCGGACGATCCCGCGTCCGAAATGGTATTGCCAAATTCGATTGACCATCACCCGAGCGGTCATCATGTTGTCGGGGCTAGCGATCCAATCGGCTAGCACACGTCGACGTCCCGAGGAACGATCTTCACTCGGTTCGACGTCCGGGATCGCCGGCGGATCAATATCGAAAAGCGTAGGAAAAACCGGACCGACTTCGTCACTCGGCGAGTGGGCGTTGCCGCGGAACAGGACGTACGTGGGCTTGTCCACTTTGCGATACTTTGCCAACCCCATCACGCGTTCACGCTTGGGGAGGTTTTTCAACTCTTCTCGATTAGCTTCAAGGTCTCGTTTAAGCGACTCGTACTTCGCCCAGTCGGCGTCACTGAGGTGTTGACGAAGTTTCGCTTTAAGGACCCGGTTGCGATCACGGCGTGCCCCCTCGGTGGCCCGTTGATCGGGGGCCGACATTTTGACAATGCCAGACTGCTCCAGATCGTGCATTGCCTTTTCGATTTCGCGGCGTTTTTGATCATTCTCTGCATAGCGATCTTTCAGCGATTGCGAACTGACGTCCACTTGGCTGTAGATCGATAGATCACCGCGTCGTGCGTACGGGGTTAGGTCTTCGAAAAACGATAACATTCCGTAGTAATCCGTCTGCGGAATTGGATCGATCTTGTGGTCGTGGCAACGAGCACAGTTCATCGTTAGTCCGAGAAACACCTGCCCGGTCGTCAGGATGATGTCGTCCAAGGCGTCAAAGCGTGCTTGCAGTTCATCGGCAGGTTCGTCATCCCAAATCCCGAGCCGATAGTACCCCGTAGCGGTCATCGACTCTTTCGTGACCTCATCCAATTCATCACCGGCAAGCTGCTCGCGAATAAACTGATCGTACGGCTTGTCTTCGTTGAACGATCGGATGACATAGTCTCTGTATTTCCAAGCGTTCGCTTTCGGCCCATCACGTTCGAACGAGTTAGTTTCGGCGAATCGCACCAAGTCCAACCAATGCCGCCCCCAGCGTTCGCCATAATGCGGCGAGGCAAGCAATTCTTCGGTCAAATTCTTAAATGCGTCAGGCGACTGATCGGCGACAAACGCATCGACTTCGCCCTTGCTTGGTGGAAGTCCGGTGAGATCGTAGTAGACGCGTTTGACGAGGTCTCGTTTCGTCGCCGGTTCATTTGGTGTTAAACCTTTGGAAGCGACCGCGTCGTAGATAAACGCATCGATCGGGTTGGCTTGCCAACGAGCGTTATCGACGGTCGGCACTTCAGGGTGAGCCACCGGCTCAAACGCCCAGTGCTTCTCCCACTTCGCACCTTCTTTGATCCAGGTTTCGATCAACGCGATTTCTTCGTCGCTGACCGGATCGCCTTCCGGCGGCATTCGCTCCCATTCGTCTTCGGTTCGCATTCGTGCGATCATCACGCTGGCTTCGATATCACCCGGCACAATCGCGTGTTCGCCTGAATCGGTCTCGGCGAATGCCTCGTCTTGGCTCGCGAAGCTCAAACTGCTCTCTGCTTCGTCGGGGCCGTGGCATGAAAAGCACTTCTTTGCCAAAATAGGCTGAATCTGCTTTTGAAAGTCGACTGTCGAATCAGCGGCTTTGAGTACGGAATTTGCCGTGAAGCCGATTCCAAGCAGAGCGGCAGTTGCGATCAACGTTGTTCTTAAACGGAACCGATCAATCATTTCGGTATTCATCTCGGAGAGCAGTCGCCACGGCGGATTGGCTCCGTCCGAGCTTCGACGCGGCGTTAAGGCGGGGATCAGTGTGAATTCTGACGCCTTTATTGTCACACATCGAGGGCTGGATTCCAATGAGAATCGGGCCAATTTGGATAAGCAATGTTTCGCCGCGACGTTAAAGCAGCAATCCCGCCACCGCGCCGGTCATGCAACAGGCTAACAAGCCACCGAACATCGCTCGCAGCCCCAGTTCGGCGAGATCTTTGCGGCGACCGGGTTCTAAGCCACCAATCCCCCCCACTTGAATTCCGATCGCACCGAAATTGCTAAACCCGGCGAGCGCGTAGGTCAAAATCACAATGGACCGCTCCGAGAGCATGCTTTCGGACGACGTTGCCGCTTCGCCGAGCGCTTGATACGCGATGAACTCATTCGCAACTGTCTTTAGGCCGATCAAACGTCCCGCCTCGAGACACTCCGCCGCCGGGATCCCCAACAGCCACGCGATCGGCCAACAGCCATAGCCAAGCAAAATCCCCAGCGACAAAATGGGATCGCCAGCACCATCGATCCAGCCGACGGTCAAGCAAAGTTGGCCGAGCAACACATCGACCAAATTTAGAATCGCCAAAAATGCGATCAGCATCGCCCCAACATTCATCGCCAATTTCAGTCCATCGCTTGCACCGGCAACCGCGGCGGCGACCACGTTGACGTGACGTAATTCCGGTCCCTCATTAGGGGCGAGATCGTTTTCATTTGTTTCGCCTTCTGGGATCTGGCTTGTCTTCGGTTGAAACGCTAGTTCGGTTGAAACGACCGCATCGGGCTGCTCGGGCTGCATGACTTTCGCGATCAACAGCGCCGCGGGGGCACTGATGACGGACGCTGTCAACAAATGAGCGACGTCGATCCCCATCCCCGCGTACGCACCTAGTAATCCGCCGGTGACGGTTGCGAAACCTCCCGTCATCATCGCATTGAGTTCACTGCGAGTCATCTTGGCGAGGTAAGGCCGCACGACGAGCGGAGCTTCGGTGTGCCCGACAAAGACGTTCGCCGCAGCCGCCAAAGTTTCCGGACCGCTTGTTTTCAACGTGAACTGCATCACCCAAGCGAGCGCCCAAACGATCCACTGCATCACGCCAATGTGGTACAGAATGCTCATCAATGACGAAAAGAATATCACCGTCGGAAGCACACCAAAGGCAAACGTCGCGACAATCGATTCGCTAAACGGTTCACTCAGATGTGATGAAAATAAGAAACCGCTGCCCGCGTTAACGCTTTCCATCACCAGTGTGAACGCGTCACCGATCCAAGCGAAAAATTCCCTACCATAGCTGGTCCTCAAAACCAAAAACGCGAGCACTAGCTGCAGCAACAAGCCGCCAACAACCACTCGGACCGGGAATCGTTTGCGATCGCTACTGACCAGCCAAGCTAAACCGATGAACGCTACGATCCCGACGAGACAGAGAATTCGTTCCATCACCAGTAGGGCTCCGTCTAGATCAAGTGTTTGAGTACGGCTGATCAGCCGACGGGCGTTCGCCCCGGTTATTGCAACGAAACCGTGGCGAACGCCAAGCGGCTAATCCTAATCTCAGATGTTGACGAATCACTAGCCATGCTGGGGTGTATCAAAGATGCGATCACCGGCATCCCCAAGTCCCGGCACGATGTAGGACTGGTCGTTCAGCTCTGGGTCGATCGCCGCCACGTAAACTTTCACGTCCGGAAAGTCCCGCTCCACTCGATCGATTCCCGGCTGCGACGCGATCAAGGACATCACTCGAATCTCGTTGACACCCCACTGCTGCAATCGACGAATCACCAAGTCGATACTGCCTCCGGTCGCCAACATTGGATCAACGACCAAAGCGACGTTCGGTGCGTTTTCAAGCGGCAACTTGTCGTAGTAACCAACCGGTTCGGCCGTCTCTTCGTTTCGATACAACCCCAGATGCCAGACGGCCGCTTCCGGCAATAGTTCTAAGATGGGATCGACCATCCCCAAGCCGGCACGCAAAATCGGAACGATTCCGACATGGACCGAAATCTCTTTCCCGGTCGCATCACAGATTGGAGTCGCGACCAAACGGGGTTTCGTTGGTAAATCTTGCGTCGCATAAACCCCCAAGATCATCGACAAACGCTGGACCGCGCTACGAAATTCCCCCGGACGCGTCGTCTTGTCGCGAATGGCACACAGGTGGTGTTCGATCAGTGGGTGCTCAACACGATGAACCAAACTCACGGTGACATCTCCCCTCGTCGTTTCCGCTGCGTTAGCGCCGCTGCGACGCTCCCTTCGTTTTTGCGTACGCCAGTTTATAAACCGCAGCAGCGTTGAGATGAAGGACACGCGATCGACGAGGCAGACAACGCCCGGAAAAACTTCCAAACATTGTTCAGCTCGTCGAAAAACAAGCACTTCGTTTCATATGCGGGAGCGGCGGACGTACAAACGACCGGGAAGAGTGCCATTTCCGGGCCTGAAAGCCCGACTTTCCCGATGGGCAAGTACAATGACTTAAGCCGAATGATTCGTATTCAACTGCTTAGCGACCTTTCATTCGGTGCGGTTTGTCGGTTCGCATCGTTGGCGCGTGAATCTTGAGATGCGGCAACGACTCTTTGTCAATCGGTTGGTCGCCATCTACTTCCTGGTCTCCCCCCGGCGATGTCGGCGGGTCGTCGCTGCCTTCCTGATAGATCGCGACCGCATCACGTGAGTTCACACCATCGGGTGCATCTCCGGGGCTCGACGGCGAATCGATATCGGCAGGCAATTGACCGAAGGGCTCTTCTCCCGGCTGAGGCGTGCTGTCGCTGGCACCCACCCGAGGCTTGAAGAACTTTCCTAGCGGCCCGGCTAACAACGCCGGCAACAAGATCAAGTCACCAATCAATGCGGCGAACAGCAAGATCAACATCAGCGTGCCAAATCGCTGTGTCGGCGTGAAGGTAGACAAAGCGAAGACGAACAAACCTAAACCGCCGACGATGGTGGTCTGCGTCATTGCCGGTCCCACCCGCCGGTACGTCATCTCGACTGCTTTCAAACGATCGTAGCCCTTATCAAGAAAAGCTCGGAACCAGCTCAGGAAGTGGATCGTGTCATCAACAGCGACCCCCATCGCAACCGACGCCGTCATCATGGTTCCGATGTCAACCAAGCTGCCAAGGTGCCCCATGCATCCGAAAATCAAGAGAACCGGGAACATATTCGGAATCATGGAGATCGCACCGGACATGAATCCGCTGAACGCATTGCGAGGCCGGAGGAACCGCACGGGGTCACTCGCCGGATTGAGCAGAACGACCATCACGATCGCAATTAACACGAACGCCATCGCGATCGACTCGACTAAGCTGCCCAATAGAGTTCGTTGGGCCTTGTAGACGACTGGGACGACGCCGGTGTAAATCACTTCCATCGCCCCGGCACCTTCGCTGGCCGGAATCCGATCGTCAACTAACCCGTGCGTGATTGTCTTGTGAAAAATTTCGCTTCCATCGACCAGCGCATCTGCATTGGAAAGCTCTGCCGTGGGCGCGTCTGCTTCGCCGACCCAGACCATCACGTCCGAGATACCGACGACCTTATCCCATAGCTCTCCGCCGATTTCGATCGGTTTTTCACTCGAATTCGGGTCGAACCACTTTGGCTCTGGGATCCGCTCGCCTCGCAATAGCTCTTCGAGTACCGAAAGGTAGATCTGGTGCGTTAGGATTTTTGTTCGCGATTCACCAGTCTCATCATTCGGTTCTTGCTCGATCATGGTCGTCTGGTTCAGGGGAGCCGGTTTGGCTGCTCCCATCATGACAACAATCGGCTTTTTCTTGTTGCTAACCTGTCCGGATTCGATCGCCGCGAGAATCGCATCACGGGTATCGTAAGCCCTCAAAACCGGTTCGACCGATGTGCGCAACGTTTCGATGAATTGACCATAGTCGACATCGGAAAGGGCACTGACGCGTAAACTAATCCGCCACAGTTCGCTGCCTTCCATCGGGCCGTACTGCTCAAGGCGAACGTAATCGTTGGCCAACAACTCATCGCGCCCGGCGGTCAGTTCTTTGACAAACTGTGACCGCACCGGGCTCCAACTATTCGTGACATCCGGCAGCGGCTTGAGAAACGTGTTTACCGCCGTCGCCGAACCGACGATTCCCATTCCGGGTTCGCCCAAGGTCTGATGAACGACATGATTGATTCGCGCGACCGCTTCGACGCGTTCCAAAATATCAAGCGGAACCGAAGTGGCTTCACCGGGAGCCTCCGCGACTTCGGTTGCCTTTCCATCGACCGATGCGAGTTGCGATTGATGCGACGGTGGGACTCGAAGCACGAGTTCCATCGGAACAAGCTTGCCAAAGTTCTTTTCCAACCAAGCGTAATCTCGAATGATCCGAGCGTCCTCGTCGAACAGCTTTAACAACTGCACCGATGTTTTAATCTTTGACAAGCCAAGCGAAGCGCCGCCCAAGACCAACAAGCAAGCGGCGGTGACCCACCAATGCCGTCGGCAAATCCAAGCACCGACCGCGGCCCATTGATCGGACAACCACGATTCGCCGGACTCGGTTTGCTTGGGCTGTGACCTAGGTGCCTTTGATTCCGTCACAAAGGTCTGCAAGGCGGCCGGAAGGTACGTGAACAAAATCGCCAACGTCGCGATCACACCGATCGCTGCGTAGAAACCAAAGTTACTGATCGGCGCGAGATTACTTGTGTAAAGCGACCCCAAACCGATCGCCGTCGTCAGTGCGGCCAACGTACACGGGAACGCGGCGTGGCGGATCGCTCTGCCGGCGGCCCCGCGTCGGCCCCCGCTGCGAACCTCATCACGATAATAGTTGACCACGTGAATCGCGCCGGAGAGCCCAAGTACATACACCAGCGACGGCATACTCATCAGGACCGCATCGACACGCCCCCCAGTCCAACCGACGAACGCCATACTCAGCATCGCGGCGGCCCCACCGACGATGAACACCATCAGTGTGATTTTGAAGCTGGTGAAACAAAGGTACGACAACAAGACACCCACAAAGATGCTGTAGCCGACCAATCGGACCAACGTAATGGTGCCCTCTTCGTCGATCGCGATGTTGTCGACCGGCGGGCCACCGAGCCGCAGCGGTGGCAACCCGGCGACCGATTCGACCTCGGGCTGATTGAACGGAGGAGGCGCGACCGAAGGCGGCGACGCAGCTTTGACGCCGGAGTCTTCAGCCAATTGCAACAACCGACCACGTGGGCCACCCAACACTCCGCGTCCTAACGCATAGGCGAGGTTGTCCTGGGCCGCATCGGTCAGCGTGATCAACAAACACGTTTGCCGAGGCGGCGGGGGTAGTTCGGCGGCGTCAAAAACGGCATACCAAGCGTCCGTCTGGACATTAGTTTCCGCCTTGGCGAGTTGATCAAGATCGCCGCCGAATCGTTGGTCCGCGAAATCTTTCAATGTGGTTTCGACAACCGTCGCAAAATTTTCCGGGATCGCGTCCTGTTGGTCATCTGCGATGACACGACGAAATTCCTCGGCCGTCCAAGTAAATCCTTCCGGAACGGCGGGCGCAAAGAGCGAACCGGTTAATCGCTCCATCGCCCGTCGCCGAGCGACAATTGGGCGACGCGATGGATCGGTCAGATCAACCGGCCATAGCAAACCACCTTCCTTTGACAGTTCTTTGACCAGCGACACGCCTGTCTGGACGGTCCGGAACATCGGCGCGCAAACCAACGTCGGATCATTGTGGAACGGATTCGCGTGATCGTCTTTCGTCTCGGCCCCGAATGCGGCGATGAATGTCCCGCTAAGCTCGAATTGATTCAGCGTACGCTTGATTTCGCGTCCAAGTGCTGCGGGTCCGTTAGATGCTTCGTCCCAGCGAAACAGCCGGCCATCGGGGGTGATGTAATAATGTTTTCCATCGGCAGTGACGAGCCACTTTTCGTTCTTGCCACCCCAGTTGTTCAACTCGCGAGACGCGGGCAGTAACCCCAAGCGAACGCCAAGTTCCTTCGCACGCCGATAATCTTCGGCAAGCTTTGGATCCTTGATATGCTCGGCCGGATCGCTTTGACTGCTCTCGCGTTCTAGCTTTGACGCCAACAAGCGCAGTCGCTGGTCATCTTCGGTACATCCAGGCCACGTCGCAATGACAAAGCTCTCGCCAATGAAATGCTTGGCGAACCACGACAACTCGGACGTTTCGACGAAGTCAGATGGTAGCCAATCCTTGACGTCGTTTTCCTTCGATTTCAGACTCAATCGTGCCGATCGGAACGCGAACGGCATCATGAAGAAGAACAAAAACAAAATCACCAGCGACCACGATAGGCCGAGGATTGATCGGCGTTCCAGCAACGGCGGTTCCGCCTGGCCGCGCTTACGCTGGGAGGTTTGCATGCTGATTCAACGCGAAGGATGGATGATAAATAAGGCGTAGTGCCATTGTTTGTCCGACTTTGTGCCCGATCCACGCACAGCAATTGCGATGCCAGATCCGACGGCAGCAACACCGCCCCGTTTGTCCCGATCGCCCCGTTAACTCGGAAGCATCCGCCGACGCAAACCACAGAACGCATCGAAGGTAGCCTGAGATGCTCCCGGAGGCAGACAAACGACCGTGTTCACGATCGAATGCGATTGATGACACAGAACGAACTGAACGGTGGGCTATTTGAACGCAAAAATACAGGCCCAGCCGCCAGAGGTCTACTTCAAAGCCGACTCATTCGCATAGACGCGGCGCTATAAATGGACACAAAGTCGGGTGGGGAAAGCTTTTCGGTCACCGCGGACGGCTTGATCCGGACCGCACTGCCCCCCTCCAGAGAGCAGACTCAGGATGCGAGCGCGGAACCCAGCGGTCGCGAATCGTCGGCAACCAGTCGTTTCGTCATGCCCTGTCGCTGCTTCTGGGCCTCGACCAACTGAAACACTGCGGGAACAAAACACAATGCCAGTAACGTCGCGCCGCTGACCCCGCCGGCGATTGCGATTGCGAGCGGAGGCCAGAATTCTCCCCCATCGACAATCAGCGGCATGAATCCGGCGATCGTGGTCAACGTCGTCGCGACGACGTGACGGGTACAATGCATCACGACGTCGACCGTCTTTCCGACCGTCAACCAGCCCTCTTGCGATGCCTGTTGCAGGGCCGCCAAGACCACGATCGAATCATTGATCGCGACGCCGACCAGCCCCATGATGCCGATGATCGCCATGAAGCCAAACGGATAACCCCCGCCCCACAAACCAATCATCCCCAAGCCGCAACTGAAGACGGCTACCGCCAAGATCGTCGCCGC
This genomic window from Roseiconus lacunae contains:
- a CDS encoding DUF1553 domain-containing protein yields the protein MIDRFRLRTTLIATAALLGIGFTANSVLKAADSTVDFQKQIQPILAKKCFSCHGPDEAESSLSFASQDEAFAETDSGEHAIVPGDIEASVMIARMRTEDEWERMPPEGDPVSDEEIALIETWIKEGAKWEKHWAFEPVAHPEVPTVDNARWQANPIDAFIYDAVASKGLTPNEPATKRDLVKRVYYDLTGLPPSKGEVDAFVADQSPDAFKNLTEELLASPHYGERWGRHWLDLVRFAETNSFERDGPKANAWKYRDYVIRSFNEDKPYDQFIREQLAGDELDEVTKESMTATGYYRLGIWDDEPADELQARFDALDDIILTTGQVFLGLTMNCARCHDHKIDPIPQTDYYGMLSFFEDLTPYARRGDLSIYSQVDVSSQSLKDRYAENDQKRREIEKAMHDLEQSGIVKMSAPDQRATEGARRDRNRVLKAKLRQHLSDADWAKYESLKRDLEANREELKNLPKRERVMGLAKYRKVDKPTYVLFRGNAHSPSDEVGPVFPTLFDIDPPAIPDVEPSEDRSSGRRRVLADWIASPDNMMTARVMVNRIWQYHFGRGIVRSTNNFGMLGTPPTHPKLLDYLANKFVEEGWSVKQMHRLILSSQAYQMSSEGDKKALGIDPDNELFWRFDPRRLSAEEIRDSILAATGSLNRKTYGPSIYPELSPEVLAGQSKPGDGWGKSSITDQNRRSVYIYVKRSLLTPMLSAFDFPDPDLTCEARFMTLQPAQALSLLNGDFAGQQAKQLAESVRANDLSHEDLVRAVIPRVLLRSATDAEIGDGVRLMQSLAEKHGLSDDESKRLYCLSVLNWNEFLFVD
- a CDS encoding NupC/NupG family nucleoside CNT transporter → MERILCLVGIVAFIGLAWLVSSDRKRFPVRVVVGGLLLQLVLAFLVLRTSYGREFFAWIGDAFTLVMESVNAGSGFLFSSHLSEPFSESIVATFAFGVLPTVIFFSSLMSILYHIGVMQWIVWALAWVMQFTLKTSGPETLAAAANVFVGHTEAPLVVRPYLAKMTRSELNAMMTGGFATVTGGLLGAYAGMGIDVAHLLTASVISAPAALLIAKVMQPEQPDAVVSTELAFQPKTSQIPEGETNENDLAPNEGPELRHVNVVAAAVAGASDGLKLAMNVGAMLIAFLAILNLVDVLLGQLCLTVGWIDGAGDPILSLGILLGYGCWPIAWLLGIPAAECLEAGRLIGLKTVANEFIAYQALGEAATSSESMLSERSIVILTYALAGFSNFGAIGIQVGGIGGLEPGRRKDLAELGLRAMFGGLLACCMTGAVAGLLL
- the upp gene encoding uracil phosphoribosyltransferase is translated as MSLVHRVEHPLIEHHLCAIRDKTTRPGEFRSAVQRLSMILGVYATQDLPTKPRLVATPICDATGKEISVHVGIVPILRAGLGMVDPILELLPEAAVWHLGLYRNEETAEPVGYYDKLPLENAPNVALVVDPMLATGGSIDLVIRRLQQWGVNEIRVMSLIASQPGIDRVERDFPDVKVYVAAIDPELNDQSYIVPGLGDAGDRIFDTPQHG
- a CDS encoding efflux RND transporter permease subunit, giving the protein MQTSQRKRGQAEPPLLERRSILGLSWSLVILFLFFFMMPFAFRSARLSLKSKENDVKDWLPSDFVETSELSWFAKHFIGESFVIATWPGCTEDDQRLRLLASKLERESSQSDPAEHIKDPKLAEDYRRAKELGVRLGLLPASRELNNWGGKNEKWLVTADGKHYYITPDGRLFRWDEASNGPAALGREIKRTLNQFELSGTFIAAFGAETKDDHANPFHNDPTLVCAPMFRTVQTGVSLVKELSKEGGLLWPVDLTDPSRRPIVARRRAMERLTGSLFAPAVPEGFTWTAEEFRRVIADDQQDAIPENFATVVETTLKDFADQRFGGDLDQLAKAETNVQTDAWYAVFDAAELPPPPRQTCLLITLTDAAQDNLAYALGRGVLGGPRGRLLQLAEDSGVKAASPPSVAPPPFNQPEVESVAGLPPLRLGGPPVDNIAIDEEGTITLVRLVGYSIFVGVLLSYLCFTSFKITLMVFIVGGAAAMLSMAFVGWTGGRVDAVLMSMPSLVYVLGLSGAIHVVNYYRDEVRSGGRRGAAGRAIRHAAFPCTLAALTTAIGLGSLYTSNLAPISNFGFYAAIGVIATLAILFTYLPAALQTFVTESKAPRSQPKQTESGESWLSDQWAAVGAWICRRHWWVTAACLLVLGGASLGLSKIKTSVQLLKLFDEDARIIRDYAWLEKNFGKLVPMELVLRVPPSHQSQLASVDGKATEVAEAPGEATSVPLDILERVEAVARINHVVHQTLGEPGMGIVGSATAVNTFLKPLPDVTNSWSPVRSQFVKELTAGRDELLANDYVRLEQYGPMEGSELWRISLRVSALSDVDYGQFIETLRTSVEPVLRAYDTRDAILAAIESGQVSNKKKPIVVMMGAAKPAPLNQTTMIEQEPNDETGESRTKILTHQIYLSVLEELLRGERIPEPKWFDPNSSEKPIEIGGELWDKVVGISDVMVWVGEADAPTAELSNADALVDGSEIFHKTITHGLVDDRIPASEGAGAMEVIYTGVVPVVYKAQRTLLGSLVESIAMAFVLIAIVMVVLLNPASDPVRFLRPRNAFSGFMSGAISMIPNMFPVLLIFGCMGHLGSLVDIGTMMTASVAMGVAVDDTIHFLSWFRAFLDKGYDRLKAVEMTYRRVGPAMTQTTIVGGLGLFVFALSTFTPTQRFGTLMLILLFAALIGDLILLPALLAGPLGKFFKPRVGASDSTPQPGEEPFGQLPADIDSPSSPGDAPDGVNSRDAVAIYQEGSDDPPTSPGGDQEVDGDQPIDKESLPHLKIHAPTMRTDKPHRMKGR